One stretch of Glycine soja cultivar W05 chromosome 7, ASM419377v2, whole genome shotgun sequence DNA includes these proteins:
- the LOC114420170 gene encoding uncharacterized protein LOC114420170, translating into MADWNGFLNKSSGFGGGSMRNEDFDEGDVWGVAMERERNFLSPKLRVSKESSGSSSAWLLPTSPRKIPRTNSTTPNSLESDSSNVVQRSSAPMDIPDWSKIYGKRGVEEGVSNKKLDCGYGDHYGDDDDDDDDGEDEDDMIPPHEWIARKLARSQISSFSVCEGIGRTLKGRDLSKVRNAILTKTGFIE; encoded by the coding sequence ATGGCAGATTGGAATGGCTTTCTGAACAAAAGCAGCGGTTTTGGTGGGGGGTCAATGAGGAACGAAGATTTTGATGAAGGAGATGTGTGGGGTGTGGCCATGGAGAGGGAGAGGAACTTTTTAAGCCCAAAACTGAGGGTATCTAAGGAGTCCTCTGGTTCTTCCTCTGCATGGCTCCTACCAACCTCTCCAAGAAAGATCCCAAGGACTAATAGTACCACACCAAACTCCTTGGAATCTGATTCTTCAAATGTGGTTCAAAGGTCCTCAGCACCTATGGACATTCCTGATTGGTCTAAAATATATGGGAAAAGGGGTGTTGAGGAGGGTGTAAGCAACAAGAAGCTTGATTGTGGTTATGGAGATCAttatggtgatgatgatgatgatgatgatgatggcgAGGATGAGGATGACATGATACCTCCTCATGAATGGATTGCTAGGAAACTCGCAAGGAGCCAGATTTCATCTTTCTCTGTATGTGAAGGGATAGGGAGGACACTGAAAGGGAGAGATCTTAGCAAAGTGAGAAATGCTATTTTGACCAAAACAGGTTTCATAGAGTAG
- the LOC114420171 gene encoding probable beta-1,3-galactosyltransferase 2 isoform X1, with translation MSMKSKGACVEVSGRNVLHRKWALLLCVASFCAGMFFTNRIWSMAEYKEISRASTEIERIKLNSEGCNLNLVVRPSSNYSQVEVSNTQNVVKKPKTFESTPRKKYFMVIGINTAFSSRKHRDTVHATWMPQVVERKKLEEEKGIIIRLVTATLGLALTMHRRKPRVYIGCMKSGPVLAQKGVKYHEPEYWKFGEVGNKYFRHATGQLYAISQDLAAYISINQDVLHKYANEDVSLGSWFIGLDVDHVDDRKMCCGTPPVVVLPSCRLRVESAGW, from the exons ATGTCTATGAAGAGCAAGGGAGCATGTGTAGAAGTGAGTGGAAGGAATGTCTTACATAGGAAATGGGCTCTTCTGCTTTGTGTGGCAAGCTTCTGTGCTGGAATGTTCTTTACCAATAG GATATGGTCGATGGCTGAATATAAAGAAATTTCGAGGGCTTCTACTGAGATTGAAAGAATAAAACTAAACTCTGAGGGCTGTAATCTAAATCTA GTTGTAAGGCCTAGCTCCAATTACAGTCAAGTGGAAGTTTCAAATACACAGAATGTTGTCAA GAAACCAA AGACATTTGAATCAACtccaaggaaaaaatatttcatgGTTATAGGGATCAATACAGCTTTTAGTAGCAGGAAGCACAGAGATACTGTTCATGCAACTTGGATGCCACAAG ttgtggaaagaaagaaGTTGGAGGAAGAAAAGGGCATAATCATACGATTGGTCACGG CAACACTTGGATTGGCTCTGACTATGCATCGTAGGAAACCTCGGGTGTATATTGGGTGCATGAAATCTGGtcctgtccttgctcagaa GGGAGTGAAATACCATGAACCAGAATACTGGAAGTTTGGAGAGGTGGGAAACAAGTACTTCCGTCATGCTACAGGACAATTATATGCCATTTCACAAGATTTGGCTGCTTATATATCGATAAATCA GGATGTGCTGCATAAATATGCTAATGAAGATGTCTCATTGGGATCTTGGTTTATTGGTTTGGATGTGGATCATGTTGATGATAGGAAAATGTGTTGTGGCACACCCCCTG taGTAGTGCTACCCTCCTGCAGATTGAGAGTGGAAAGCGCAGGCTGGTAA
- the LOC114420171 gene encoding probable beta-1,3-galactosyltransferase 2 isoform X2 — MSMKSKGACVEVSGRNVLHRKWALLLCVASFCAGMFFTNRIWSMAEYKEISRASTEIERIKLNSEGCNLNLVVRPSSNYSQVEVSNTQNVVKKPKTFESTPRKKYFMVIGINTAFSSRKHRDTVHATWMPQVVERKKLEEEKGIIIRLVTATLGLALTMHRRKPRVYIGCMKSGPVLAQKGVKYHEPEYWKFGEVGNKYFRHATGQLYAISQDLAAYISINQDVLHKYANEDVSLGSWFIGLDVDHVDDRKMCCGTPPD, encoded by the exons ATGTCTATGAAGAGCAAGGGAGCATGTGTAGAAGTGAGTGGAAGGAATGTCTTACATAGGAAATGGGCTCTTCTGCTTTGTGTGGCAAGCTTCTGTGCTGGAATGTTCTTTACCAATAG GATATGGTCGATGGCTGAATATAAAGAAATTTCGAGGGCTTCTACTGAGATTGAAAGAATAAAACTAAACTCTGAGGGCTGTAATCTAAATCTA GTTGTAAGGCCTAGCTCCAATTACAGTCAAGTGGAAGTTTCAAATACACAGAATGTTGTCAA GAAACCAA AGACATTTGAATCAACtccaaggaaaaaatatttcatgGTTATAGGGATCAATACAGCTTTTAGTAGCAGGAAGCACAGAGATACTGTTCATGCAACTTGGATGCCACAAG ttgtggaaagaaagaaGTTGGAGGAAGAAAAGGGCATAATCATACGATTGGTCACGG CAACACTTGGATTGGCTCTGACTATGCATCGTAGGAAACCTCGGGTGTATATTGGGTGCATGAAATCTGGtcctgtccttgctcagaa GGGAGTGAAATACCATGAACCAGAATACTGGAAGTTTGGAGAGGTGGGAAACAAGTACTTCCGTCATGCTACAGGACAATTATATGCCATTTCACAAGATTTGGCTGCTTATATATCGATAAATCA GGATGTGCTGCATAAATATGCTAATGAAGATGTCTCATTGGGATCTTGGTTTATTGGTTTGGATGTGGATCATGTTGATGATAGGAAAATGTGTTGTGGCACACCCCCTG ATTGA